A region from the Ammospiza caudacuta isolate bAmmCau1 chromosome 4, bAmmCau1.pri, whole genome shotgun sequence genome encodes:
- the SOWAHB gene encoding ankyrin repeat domain-containing protein SOWAHB produces the protein MARELSQEAVLDFLWAAGGRAPNTALLRHFQRFLRDPALTEQQRRERREYFKSLVNSLATVHPAAAPGASKDIVLRRRYRDLLDEELPPPEEQRKQEEEKNEPSPPPRRDPDGRRGPRGEAAEQGRPGGAGGCSARGRGGPCCECRRARRAAAAVPAPGPGTPPTPRPPRSRSPPPPPQPPPYRTEPPPYRTQPLSSGPWALRPGGTARPRPPAQPSGPGALSPAVPPRSRSPPLPAAGLPSATASRARTPPPPPGPGMPPPYRLPQPRSLPQPAPSRSLPLLSAPEVLPLSRSLQALPASPSSSLLLLSGPEALASTRLPPSQSRSLQQLPTRPSPDLPRGSRGLTPKGPTQLQVLRLRPCQSLTLPSGPGILPPTRPPPPQSLPQSATLPSPCRPLQPPLARSPPSQSLLPAQGPAVSQAAESQLPAPLPVFQSIRRQLALSEAQGTPSSAHDDCGRQPRSVLAKSSPRNAASRGPLVPLGQREHAWLVAMSAGCWAQVRGLFLEEPELALQRDFISGFTVLHWLAKHGDGPGLQELAAAARQLGLALDVDARSGCGYTPLHLAAIHGHQLVIKVLVLQLGCQVQVRDGSGRRPWEYLGSSTSGEIWQLLEAPRGTIMFPTQPLARSASSVSKVSPSAGRAALPACLRVQLGRGAVSHQSGSDSD, from the exons ATGGCGCGggagctgagccaggaggctgtgctggacTTCCTCTGGGCGGCCGGGGGGCGAGCCCCCAACACGGCGCTGCTCCGCCACTTCCAGCGGTTCCTCCGCGACCCGGCGCTGACGGAGCAGCAGCGGCGGGAGCGCCGCGAGTACTTCAAGAGCCTCGTCAACTCCCTGGCCACCGTCcaccccgccgccgcccccggcgcCTCCAAGGACATCGTCCTCCGCCGCAGGTACCGCGACCTCCTCGATGAGGAGCTGCCGCCGCCGGAGGAACAGcggaagcaggaggaggaaaagaacgAGCCGTCGCCGCCGCCCCGACGCGACCCCGACGGGCGGCGCGGCCCCCGCGGGGAGGCGGCGGAGCAGGggcggcccggcggggcggggggctgctccgcccggggccgcggcgggCCGTGCTGCGAGTGCCGCCGGGCGcgccgcgctgccgccgccgtCCCCGCGCCGGGCCCCGGGACACCGCCCACCCCCCggccgccccgctcccgctccccgccgccccctccgcAGCCGCCCCCGTACCGGACCGAGCCGCCCCCGTACCGGACCCAGCCGCTGTCCTCGGGCCCCTGGGCGCTTCGCCCCGGCGGCACAGCGCGCCCCCGGCCCCCTGCGCAGCCGTCGGGTCCTGGGGCGCTGTCccccgcggtgccgccccggTCCCGATCGCCGCCGCTGCCTGCCGCCGGGCTGCCCTCTGCCACAGCGTCCCGGGCCCGGACGCCACCGCCGCCACCGGGCCCGGGGATGCCGCCTCCCTACAGGTTGCCTCAGCCCCGATCTTTGCCGCAGCCCG CCCCTTCCCGATCCTTGCCGCTGCTGTCCGCCCCGGAGGTGCTGCCCCTGTCCCGCTCCCTGCAGgcgctccctgccagcccctcctcatCGCTATTGCTTTTGTCGGGCCCCGAGGCGCTCGCTTCCACCAGGCTGCCCCCATCGCAGTCcaggtccctgcagcagctccccaccAGGCCGTCCCCAGACCTGCCGAGGGGATCCAGGGGGCTGACCCCCAAGGGACCAACCCAACTTCAAGTCCTGAGACTGCGCCCGTGTCAAAGCCTGACACTGCCGTCAGGTCCTGGGATCCTGCCCCCCACCAGGCCCCccccaccccaatccctgccACAGTCCGCCACTCTCCCTTCCCCATGCCGccccctgcagccacccctTGCCAGGTCACCCCCATCCCAGtccttgctgccagcacagggccccGCAGTGTCCCAAGCCGCAGAgagccagctcccagcaccGCTGCCTGTTTTCCAGAGCATCAGGCGCCAGCTCGCTTTGTCGGAGGCGCAGGGCACCCCCTCCTCAGCGCACGATGACTGTGGGCGGCAGCCTCGCTCCGTGCTCGCCAAGAGCTCCCCTAGGAACGCCGCAAGCCGGGGGCCCCTGGTGCCGCTGGGACAGCGGGAGCACGCCTGGCTGGTGGCAATGTCAGcaggctgctgggctcaggtgCGGGGGCTCTTTCTGGAAGAGCCTGAGCTGGCCCTGCAGAGGGACTTCATATCGGGCTTCACGGTCCTTCACTGGCTGGCCAAGCACGGCGACGGGCcgggcctgcaggagctggcagcgGCGGCGCGGCAGCTCGGGCTGGCCCTGGACGTGGACGCGCGCTCGGGCTGCGGGTACACGCCGCTGCACCTGGCTGCCATACACGGCCACCAGCTTGTCATCaaggtgctggtgctgcagctgggctgccaGGTGCAGGTGCGGGACGGCAGCGGGCGCCGGCCCTGGGAATATCTGGGCAGCTCCACCTCGGGGGAGatctggcagctcctggaggcaCCCCGCGGCACAATCATGTTCCCCACGCAGCCCCTGGCCCGCAGCGCGTCCTCTGTCAGCAAGGTCTCGCCGTCCGCCGGCAGGGCAGCgctgcctgcctgcctcaggGTGCAGCTCGGCCGTGGGGCAGTGTCCCACCAATCCGGCAGCGACAGCGACTGA